One part of the Lepeophtheirus salmonis chromosome 14, UVic_Lsal_1.4, whole genome shotgun sequence genome encodes these proteins:
- the LOC121129197 gene encoding sugar transporter SWEET1, producing MPVVSENIVNYLGNVATLFTIFQFISGVTVCLAIRKGKTTGDRSSITFISGALMCYVWYRYGIAVKDSNILFVNLLGCVIHVAYSILFTYYCPSLKMKPIKIQCLVSFLIIIFLHGVKTIVESEARITHYTGLLGSVLSIAFAASPLISLRHVFQTKSTEVLPFYIIIFVFVVSSLWGIYGLCKGDPFLIFTNGTNAVISMFQLSLFAVYPSKNGYSLKKEGLSKESII from the exons ATGCCGGTAGTGTCGGAGAATATAGTCAATTACCTTGGGAATGTAGCTACACTCTTCACCATTTTTCAATTCATCTCTGGGGTCACAGTATGTTTGGCCATTCGAAAAGGCAAAACGACTGGCGATAGATCttcaattacatttatttctGGAGCATTGATGTGCTATGTTTGGTACAGATATGGAATAGCCGTAAaggattcaaatatattattcgtAAACCTTTTGGGATGCGTGATCCACGTTGCATACTCCATATTATTTACGTATTATTGTCCAAGCTTAAAGATGAAACCCATTAAAATCCAGTGTTTGGTTtcctttttaatcattatttttcttcatggaGTTAAG ACTATCGTTGAATCAGAGGCTCGTATTACACATTATACTGGATTGCTTGGATCTGTTTTATCCATAGCGTTTGCTGCTTCACCCCTAATTTCTTTACGCCATGTATTCCAAACCAAATCTACAGAGGTTTTAcctttctatataattatattcgtTTTTGTTGTTTCTTCGCTTTGGGGTATTTACGGACTCTGTAAGGGAGATCCATTTTTAATCTTTACCAATGGGACAAATGCAGTTATTTCCATGTTTCAACTTTCTCTCTTTGCGGTATATCCTTCCAAAAATGGTTATTCCTTGAAAAAAGAGGGTCTCTCTAAAGAAAGTATTATATAA